In a single window of the Nicotiana tomentosiformis chromosome 8, ASM39032v3, whole genome shotgun sequence genome:
- the LOC138897874 gene encoding secreted RxLR effector protein 161-like, which translates to MNNCSAGIVSIQKGDKFSHMQCPKNNVERKEMESIPYSSIVGSLMYAHTCTRLHISFVVGMLGRYQCNPGIDHSKAAKKVLRYMKGTKDYMLMYRRSKHLEVVGYSDSDFAGCIDTRKSTFGYFFQLAEGAIS; encoded by the coding sequence ATGAATAATTGTTCAGCAGGAATTGTTTCAATTCAAAAAGGGGACAAATTTAGTCACATGCAATGCCCTAAGAATAATGTAGAACGAAAGGAAATGGAATCAATTCCTTACTCTTCTATTGTTGGTAGTCTGATGTATGCTCATACTTGCACAAGACTGCATATTAGTTTTGTGGTCGGGATGCTGGGAAGATACCAGTGTAACCCAGGAATTGATCACTCGAAAGCTGCAAAGAAAGTTTTGAGGTACATGAAAGGAACGAAGGATTATATGCTTATGTATAGGAGATCCAAGCATTTGGAAGTTGTTGGATACTCGGATTCAGATTTCGCTGGATGTATTGACACTAGAAAGTCCACGTTTGGTTATTTCTTCCAATTAGCTGAAGGAGCAATATCGTGA